In the Campylobacter sp. RM6914 genome, one interval contains:
- a CDS encoding CTP synthase, whose protein sequence is MVKETKYIFITGGVLSSLGKGIAAASIATLLKNVGLKVSMLKADPYINVDPGTMSPLEHGEVFVTDDGAETDLDLGHYERFLDESLSQDNNFTTGRVYSAVIEKERRGDYLGKTIQVIPHIVGEIVDRIKKAGEGKDVLIVEIGGTVGDIEGLPFLEAIRALRVEVGKKRAMNIHLTLVPYIKVAGELKTKPTQHSVGELRRIGISPDMIICRSEMTLNRELKDKIASSCGVEKNCVIESSDSASIYQIPLAFLKQDILTPIAENLGLGELKPDMSQWDSLVKRIIAPTDETTIAFVGKYVDLKESYKSLTESIIHAGANLDARVNLKWIDSEKIEPTNVEELLKDVDGVLVAGGFGERGVSGKIEAIKFARENKIPYLGICLGMQLALIEFARNVLKLEDANSIEFNTECKNPIIYLIDSFIDASGQKQIRTHKSPLGGTMRLGAYACDIKANSLLSEIYGKVKTVKERHRHRYEANPKYRESFEKAGLIVSGESNGLIEAIEIKNHPWFIGVQFHPEFTSRLTKPNPTILGFIRASIANHAK, encoded by the coding sequence ATGGTTAAAGAGACGAAGTATATTTTTATAACAGGTGGCGTTTTAAGCTCACTTGGTAAAGGTATCGCGGCTGCTAGTATCGCCACACTCTTAAAGAATGTCGGCTTAAAGGTAAGTATGCTAAAGGCAGATCCTTATATAAACGTTGACCCGGGAACTATGAGCCCTCTTGAACATGGTGAGGTTTTTGTTACGGATGACGGTGCGGAGACAGACCTTGACCTTGGACATTATGAGAGATTTTTAGATGAAAGCCTAAGTCAGGATAATAACTTTACGACAGGTCGCGTTTATAGCGCCGTTATAGAAAAAGAGCGAAGAGGGGACTACCTTGGTAAGACGATACAGGTTATACCTCATATCGTTGGTGAGATCGTAGACCGTATCAAAAAAGCAGGAGAGGGTAAAGACGTTTTGATAGTAGAGATCGGCGGAACAGTCGGCGATATCGAAGGTTTGCCGTTTTTAGAAGCTATCCGTGCACTTCGTGTTGAGGTTGGTAAAAAACGCGCTATGAATATCCACCTAACGCTCGTGCCTTATATCAAAGTTGCCGGCGAGTTAAAGACCAAACCTACACAACACAGTGTGGGCGAGCTTCGCCGTATCGGCATAAGCCCCGATATGATAATATGCCGAAGCGAAATGACTCTAAACCGTGAGTTAAAAGATAAGATCGCGTCAAGTTGCGGCGTGGAGAAAAATTGCGTTATAGAAAGCTCGGACAGCGCAAGTATCTATCAAATTCCGCTTGCGTTTTTAAAGCAAGACATACTAACTCCTATAGCTGAAAATTTAGGGCTTGGCGAGCTAAAACCTGATATGTCGCAATGGGATAGTTTGGTAAAACGTATCATCGCGCCAACTGACGAGACGACTATAGCTTTTGTAGGCAAATACGTTGATCTAAAAGAGAGTTATAAGAGTCTAACCGAAAGTATCATCCATGCAGGAGCAAATTTAGACGCAAGAGTAAATTTAAAGTGGATAGATAGCGAGAAGATAGAGCCAACGAATGTCGAAGAGTTGCTTAAAGATGTTGACGGTGTTTTGGTAGCAGGCGGCTTTGGCGAACGTGGTGTTAGCGGAAAGATCGAGGCGATAAAATTTGCCCGTGAAAACAAGATCCCGTATCTTGGAATTTGCCTTGGCATGCAGCTTGCACTTATAGAATTTGCAAGAAATGTCTTAAAACTCGAAGATGCAAATTCGATCGAATTTAATACCGAATGCAAAAACCCGATCATCTATCTAATAGACAGCTTTATAGACGCTAGCGGTCAAAAGCAAATTCGCACACATAAAAGCCCGTTAGGTGGCACTATGAGACTTGGCGCTTATGCATGTGACATAAAAGCAAATTCTTTGTTAAGTGAAATTTACGGCAAGGTAAAAACCGTAAAAGAGCGCCATCGCCATCGCTATGAGGCAAATCCAAAATACAGAGAGAGTTTTGAAAAAGCCGGGCTTATAGTAAGCGGTGAAAGCAACGGCTTGATAGAGGCTATCGAGATCAAAAACCACCCATGGTTTATAGGAGTGCAGTTTCACCCTGAATTTACTTCGCGTTTAACAAAGCCAAACCCAACAATACTGGGCTTTATACGCGCTAGTATAGCAAACCATGCTAAGTAA
- a CDS encoding phosphoethanolamine transferase: MKIFINLALALACVYMCLGTGRLTYSGGYNELLKLLLNTLYLYGSVWLFVKFRYIFWLIFFPFVLFLCFYAPVGLTNGMVNEAFVMSIFGTYLSEASEFSRTLPAEYVLLSIFSLSLIIYLRKTNKTVLTKRQIFIFFTLFAVATATGKLWGIATTSSFFKSIKFFQKSYNDLKLYQNTVIKPQWQIKSIDNKYQNHVVVIGESARRDYHEIYGYSIKNNPFLSSVNGTFIDGFNAVGINTIPSLNGTLNHNRNLNLNIVDLANLSGFETFWFSNQGYLGCYDTLTTLVAKRAKNVYFMPKEGGGKFDSDLVGHFAKIFDTPSQKPRVIFLHFIGSHPITCNKLSSKEYLKYPDEATFKINCYVESIRQTDNDLKSVYEILTRNLQENNESFSMIYFSDHGLTHVKKPVELLAVEHIAKEHLQVPLLKISSDDNGRKFIQNESYQSHFPQSFAKWIGVQTENFNEISDVFEEVKQDDFLNSKMLIKNISGDPAIDISSFK, from the coding sequence ATGAAAATTTTTATAAATTTGGCATTAGCGCTGGCATGCGTATATATGTGCCTAGGAACCGGGAGATTAACATACAGCGGAGGATACAACGAGCTTTTAAAGCTACTTCTTAATACCTTATATCTTTATGGTAGCGTTTGGCTTTTTGTGAAATTTCGCTATATTTTTTGGCTGATATTTTTCCCTTTCGTGCTATTTTTATGCTTTTATGCACCGGTGGGACTTACAAACGGTATGGTAAATGAGGCATTTGTAATGTCGATATTTGGTACCTACTTAAGCGAGGCTAGCGAATTTTCAAGAACTCTGCCTGCAGAGTATGTTTTGCTTTCGATTTTTTCTTTATCTTTGATAATTTATCTTAGAAAAACAAATAAAACAGTTTTAACAAAAAGGCAAATTTTTATATTTTTTACACTTTTTGCCGTAGCCACAGCTACTGGAAAACTCTGGGGTATAGCAACTACTAGTTCTTTTTTTAAGTCAATTAAGTTTTTTCAAAAATCATACAACGACTTAAAACTATATCAAAACACGGTCATAAAGCCGCAATGGCAAATAAAAAGCATAGATAACAAATACCAAAACCATGTCGTTGTTATCGGTGAGAGCGCAAGACGTGACTATCATGAAATTTACGGCTATAGCATCAAAAACAACCCGTTTTTAAGCAGTGTAAACGGCACTTTCATAGACGGCTTTAATGCAGTCGGGATAAACACCATCCCTTCACTCAATGGAACTTTAAATCACAATAGAAATTTAAATTTAAACATCGTCGATCTGGCAAATTTAAGCGGCTTTGAAACATTTTGGTTTTCTAACCAAGGCTATCTAGGATGCTACGACACACTTACTACCTTGGTTGCTAAACGCGCAAAAAATGTGTATTTCATGCCAAAAGAAGGAGGCGGTAAATTTGATAGCGATTTGGTTGGTCATTTTGCTAAAATTTTTGATACTCCATCACAAAAACCGCGTGTTATATTTTTGCATTTTATAGGCTCTCATCCGATAACTTGCAACAAGCTATCTTCAAAAGAGTATCTTAAATACCCAGACGAAGCGACATTTAAGATAAACTGCTATGTCGAAAGCATAAGGCAAACGGACAACGACCTTAAGTCGGTTTATGAAATTCTGACAAGAAATTTACAAGAAAACAACGAAAGTTTTTCTATGATATATTTTAGCGATCACGGGCTAACTCACGTCAAAAAACCTGTTGAACTTTTGGCGGTAGAACATATAGCAAAAGAGCATTTACAGGTACCTTTACTTAAAATTTCAAGCGATGATAATGGTAGAAAATTTATACAAAACGAGAGTTATCAAAGCCATTTTCCACAAAGCTTTGCAAAATGGATCGGTGTGCAAACTGAAAATTTTAACGAGATAAGTGATGTTTTTGAAGAAGTCAAACAAGATGATTTTTTAAATTCAAAAATGCTGATAAAAAATATAAGCGGTGATCCCGCAATTGATATTAGCAGCTTTAAATAG
- the recJ gene encoding single-stranded-DNA-specific exonuclease RecJ, with protein sequence MLSKEEIRNLLELRFSKDIHKKLSEIPTPSVLKDIFKGATRIKEAIEREEHIVIVGDYDVDGVVSSVILAEFFDDLGVSNYQVRIPNRFKDGYGLSPDMIDELDDNVSLIITVDNGISANEAAKICKEKGIDLIITDHHMPPLILPEAYAIINPKQPDCSFPNIEICGAEVAWYLVGAMKEICKLNYDMAKFLELLAIAIIADMMELRDMNRMLVKLGVIRLNSSKRAAFTAIKEFYGKDKFECDDISFLIAPLINSAGRMDDAMNSFYFLRSKNINEAYEYLDMIIEFNNSRKEEERTLFECSLKDVSENDEIIVTWGERWHEGVIGIVASRLAKHFGKPAIVFSVDKGRAKGSARSVGKLDILSLIAQHDELLNSYGGHKGAAGLVCDPENLEKFKKAINQSCFLMDDLQTFLHSDELLGDIDANEIDFELLEILESFEPYGQKNPRPVFKIRDILVKNERLIGRDQNHLKLILQKDDKTLEALFFNFNHHARAGDVIDIVFSVSKNSFRGLITPQLLIREIS encoded by the coding sequence ATGCTAAGTAAGGAGGAGATTAGGAATTTATTAGAGCTTAGATTTAGCAAAGACATACACAAGAAGCTTTCTGAAATTCCTACTCCAAGCGTCTTAAAGGATATCTTTAAAGGCGCGACGCGTATCAAAGAGGCGATAGAGCGTGAAGAACATATAGTCATTGTTGGGGATTATGATGTAGACGGCGTCGTCTCTAGTGTGATATTGGCAGAATTTTTTGATGATTTGGGAGTTAGCAACTATCAAGTTCGCATACCAAATCGCTTTAAGGATGGATACGGGTTAAGTCCTGATATGATCGATGAACTCGATGATAACGTATCGCTTATCATCACCGTTGATAACGGCATAAGTGCAAACGAGGCAGCCAAAATTTGTAAAGAAAAGGGCATTGATCTCATCATAACAGATCATCATATGCCCCCGCTTATCTTGCCTGAGGCCTATGCTATCATTAACCCAAAGCAGCCTGACTGCTCCTTTCCAAATATCGAAATTTGCGGTGCAGAAGTTGCGTGGTATTTAGTTGGCGCGATGAAAGAAATTTGCAAACTAAACTATGATATGGCGAAATTTTTAGAGCTCTTAGCTATAGCTATCATAGCTGATATGATGGAATTAAGAGATATGAATAGGATGCTTGTTAAACTGGGAGTTATAAGGTTAAACAGCTCAAAACGTGCCGCATTTACAGCGATAAAAGAATTTTACGGCAAGGATAAATTCGAGTGTGACGACATTAGTTTTCTTATCGCACCTCTTATAAATTCGGCCGGTCGCATGGATGATGCGATGAATTCGTTTTATTTTTTACGCTCTAAAAACATAAACGAAGCCTATGAATACCTTGACATGATCATAGAATTTAATAACTCTCGTAAAGAAGAGGAGAGGACGCTCTTTGAGTGCTCGTTAAAGGATGTTTCTGAAAATGACGAGATTATTGTAACTTGGGGTGAGCGGTGGCATGAGGGAGTTATCGGCATAGTTGCAAGCCGTTTAGCAAAGCATTTTGGTAAGCCGGCTATAGTTTTTAGCGTAGATAAAGGAAGAGCCAAAGGCAGTGCCAGAAGTGTTGGTAAGCTTGATATACTTTCGCTTATCGCACAACATGACGAACTTTTAAATAGTTACGGCGGACACAAGGGTGCGGCAGGGCTTGTTTGCGATCCGGAAAATTTAGAGAAATTTAAAAAGGCGATAAATCAAAGCTGCTTTTTAATGGATGACCTGCAAACATTTCTTCATTCAGATGAGTTGCTTGGTGATATAGATGCGAACGAAATCGACTTTGAGTTGCTTGAAATTTTAGAGTCTTTCGAGCCTTACGGGCAGAAAAATCCACGCCCTGTGTTTAAGATACGAGATATTTTAGTGAAAAATGAACGCCTCATAGGCAGGGACCAAAATCACTTAAAGCTTATATTGCAAAAAGATGATAAGACGCTTGAGGCGCTGTTTTTTAACTTTAATCATCATGCAAGAGCGGGTGATGTCATAGACATAGTATTTTCGGTTTCAAAAAATTCATTTCGCGGACTCATCACTCCGCAACTTTTGATCAGGGAAATAAGCTAA
- a CDS encoding DUF4492 domain-containing protein has protein sequence MSKNYLINFFKLYSDGFKNMKLGKRLWAIILIKLLIMFGILKIFFFSETLNTKFQSDDEKANFVIENLTKE, from the coding sequence ATGAGTAAAAACTATCTAATAAATTTCTTTAAACTATACAGCGACGGCTTTAAAAACATGAAACTCGGCAAGAGGCTCTGGGCGATTATTTTAATAAAGCTTCTCATTATGTTTGGTATACTTAAGATATTTTTCTTCAGTGAAACACTCAATACCAAATTTCAATCAGACGACGAAAAAGCAAATTTTGTCATCGAAAATTTAACAAAAGAGTAA
- a CDS encoding PDC sensor domain-containing protein, whose amino-acid sequence MPKHAILEQETLNFCVPNFYEGEFNAVLCGVVKLQSLFEKIKNFKLSPNSYSFVITNGGEILTPMKDNSLKPQIQENFKELYLNKNNTKILNIGSNFISFSEIKYLNWFVGAGVDNEKEIDNLLNDISKNAALLLCGFLVLSLLANFLHNFMYNKINARKKEYEILLMHKAKMSEIGELLSGINHQFIQPVNSLRLITTTINALKKDGHLSDEKLEVMLKNQEKSIMLLGDTIEIFRNFYKTNENISKFSIKRSIKNLLTLMHTELSRANVGVVLEEFEDRNISQVENIIQQILLILIHNAKDAVVEKFKDDFKSRVISISVKFDEKYCYIKVSEFGC is encoded by the coding sequence ATGCCAAAACACGCGATATTAGAACAAGAGACGTTAAATTTTTGTGTGCCTAATTTTTACGAAGGTGAATTTAATGCTGTTTTATGCGGTGTTGTAAAGCTTCAAAGTTTGTTTGAAAAGATTAAAAATTTCAAGCTATCGCCAAATTCATACTCATTTGTTATAACAAACGGCGGGGAGATTTTAACACCTATGAAAGATAACTCTTTAAAGCCGCAAATACAAGAGAACTTTAAGGAGTTGTATCTTAATAAAAATAATACAAAAATATTAAATATAGGCTCAAATTTTATCTCGTTTTCAGAGATAAAATACCTAAACTGGTTTGTTGGAGCAGGAGTTGATAATGAAAAAGAGATCGATAATCTCTTAAACGATATCAGTAAAAACGCTGCATTGCTTCTTTGTGGCTTTTTAGTTCTTAGCTTGCTTGCAAATTTCTTGCATAACTTTATGTATAATAAAATCAATGCTCGAAAAAAAGAGTATGAAATTTTACTTATGCATAAGGCAAAAATGAGCGAGATAGGAGAGTTGTTAAGCGGCATAAATCATCAATTTATCCAGCCTGTAAATTCCTTAAGGCTAATAACAACAACCATAAATGCGCTGAAAAAAGACGGTCATCTAAGTGATGAAAAACTAGAAGTAATGTTAAAAAATCAAGAAAAATCAATCATGCTTTTAGGCGATACTATTGAAATTTTTAGAAATTTTTATAAAACAAATGAAAACATAAGCAAATTTAGCATAAAAAGGAGTATTAAAAATCTTTTAACTCTTATGCATACTGAGCTAAGTCGTGCAAATGTAGGTGTGGTGCTTGAAGAATTTGAGGATAGAAATATCAGTCAAGTAGAAAATATCATCCAGCAAATTTTGCTTATTTTAATCCACAACGCAAAAGATGCCGTAGTGGAAAAATTTAAAGATGATTTTAAATCAAGAGTGATTAGTATAAGTGTGAAATTTGATGAGAAATACTGCTATATCAAGGTAAGTGAGTTTGGTTGCTGA
- a CDS encoding MalY/PatB family protein, producing the protein MKYDFDTLVDRSGTNSSKWRTNGDELPMWVADMDFKAAPEILSAIQKRLDNGVFGYSYIPNEWNEAICSWWQRRHGVKFEPNSMMFCTGIVPAMSSAVRKFTSVGDKVVVQAPVYHLFFNCITNNGRQVLSNDLVYENGEYCIDFDDLEEKLSDPLTTMMLLCNPQNPAGKIWSKTDLARIGELCYKYGVLVLSDEIHCDLTDPGKSYVPFASINEICAQNSITCVSATKAFNIAGLQTSAVIVPNKTLRVRMNRALNTDEVAEANAFAITATIAAFNEGEAWLDELNRYVYENKLLVKEFIERENLPIRLVPSDATYLLWLDCSKICENSSEFTKFLREKAGLWLNDGNAYRGGKCFVRMNIATQKERVLEGLRRLKAGVLAYQNAK; encoded by the coding sequence ATGAAATACGACTTTGATACCTTGGTTGACAGAAGTGGCACCAATTCATCAAAATGGCGCACCAATGGCGATGAACTGCCTATGTGGGTGGCAGATATGGACTTTAAGGCTGCACCAGAAATCTTATCTGCTATACAAAAAAGACTTGATAATGGCGTATTTGGCTACTCGTATATCCCAAATGAGTGGAATGAGGCGATTTGCTCTTGGTGGCAACGCAGACATGGAGTAAAATTTGAGCCAAATTCCATGATGTTTTGCACGGGTATAGTTCCTGCTATGAGCTCTGCCGTGCGCAAATTTACAAGCGTTGGAGACAAGGTAGTAGTCCAAGCCCCGGTTTATCATCTGTTTTTTAACTGCATAACAAACAACGGCAGACAAGTCCTATCAAACGACCTTGTTTATGAAAATGGTGAGTATTGTATCGACTTTGATGATCTTGAAGAAAAGCTTTCAGATCCGCTCACGACTATGATGTTGCTTTGCAACCCTCAAAACCCAGCAGGTAAAATTTGGAGCAAAACCGATCTTGCTCGCATCGGTGAGCTTTGCTATAAATACGGCGTTTTAGTGCTTAGTGATGAGATACATTGCGACTTGACCGATCCCGGGAAAAGTTACGTGCCATTTGCTAGTATAAATGAAATTTGTGCGCAAAACTCTATCACTTGCGTTTCTGCCACAAAGGCATTTAACATCGCAGGACTTCAGACTTCAGCCGTTATCGTTCCAAACAAAACTCTAAGAGTCAGGATGAACAGAGCTTTAAATACAGACGAGGTTGCCGAAGCAAACGCCTTTGCTATAACGGCAACTATAGCCGCATTTAACGAGGGTGAGGCATGGCTTGATGAGCTAAATCGTTATGTATATGAAAATAAACTCTTGGTTAAGGAATTTATCGAGCGAGAAAATTTACCTATCCGTCTAGTTCCTTCGGACGCCACTTATTTGTTATGGCTAGACTGCTCTAAAATTTGTGAGAATTCAAGCGAATTTACTAAATTTTTAAGAGAAAAAGCAGGACTGTGGCTAAATGACGGCAATGCATATCGTGGTGGAAAGTGTTTTGTTAGAATGAATATTGCAACCCAAAAAGAGCGAGTTTTGGAAGGGCTTAGGCGATTAAAAGCCGGAGTTTTGGCTTATCAAAACGCAAAATGA
- a CDS encoding cytochrome ubiquinol oxidase subunit I, with amino-acid sequence MAELASVDWSRAQFALTALYHFLFVPLTLGLSFIIAIMESIYVKTGNKEWRDITKFWLKLFGINFAIGVATGIIMEFEFGTNWANYSWFVGDIFGAPLAIEGLLAFFMESTFFAVMFFGWDKVSKKFHLISTWLVAIGSNLSALWILVANGWMQYPIGMKFNPDTARMEMENFFEVALSPVGIIKFLHTVTSGYVISALFVIGISAWFILKGRHLVMAKKSMIVATSFGLITSLFLLFSGDESGYQAAKAQPMKLAAMEGLYKGDTRQGLVAMGILDPSKKPGDDKDPFLIDLEVPYMLSLLGTRSIEGFIPGIDDLVYGNETHGIESVASKMEKGKIAADALKIYKEAKKSGDTQTAQDAAKILDENMKFLGYNYLDKPEDAIPPVATTFYSFHLMVTLGGYFIALFLVVTYLCMANEIENFPKLLWLCVLSIPLGYIAAEAGWIVAEVGRQPWAIQDLMTVGVGATNLADTNVKISFTLFAVLFTTLLIAEIKIMSKQIKIGFESHV; translated from the coding sequence ATGGCTGAATTAGCTTCGGTTGATTGGTCTAGGGCACAGTTTGCATTAACGGCTCTGTATCATTTTCTATTTGTTCCGCTCACACTGGGACTTAGCTTCATTATCGCGATAATGGAGAGCATTTATGTCAAAACAGGCAACAAAGAGTGGCGTGACATAACCAAATTTTGGCTAAAACTTTTTGGCATTAACTTCGCTATCGGTGTTGCGACGGGCATCATAATGGAATTTGAATTTGGCACAAACTGGGCAAATTACAGCTGGTTTGTGGGTGATATCTTCGGAGCACCGCTTGCGATAGAAGGACTACTTGCGTTCTTTATGGAAAGCACATTCTTTGCCGTAATGTTCTTTGGTTGGGATAAAGTAAGTAAAAAATTTCACCTTATCTCTACTTGGCTTGTTGCGATCGGCTCAAATTTAAGCGCACTTTGGATACTTGTCGCAAACGGCTGGATGCAATACCCTATCGGCATGAAATTTAATCCAGATACCGCAAGGATGGAGATGGAAAATTTCTTCGAAGTAGCACTTAGCCCGGTCGGTATCATTAAATTTTTACATACGGTTACTAGCGGATATGTCATCTCTGCACTTTTTGTTATAGGAATTTCGGCATGGTTTATCCTAAAAGGTCGTCATCTTGTTATGGCAAAAAAGAGCATGATAGTAGCTACTAGTTTTGGACTTATCACGTCTTTGTTTTTACTATTTAGCGGTGACGAGAGCGGATACCAAGCTGCAAAAGCTCAACCCATGAAACTAGCTGCAATGGAAGGTCTTTATAAGGGAGATACTAGACAAGGTCTAGTCGCTATGGGAATTTTGGATCCAAGTAAAAAACCCGGTGATGACAAAGATCCGTTCTTAATAGACCTTGAAGTACCTTACATGCTATCTTTGCTTGGCACAAGAAGCATAGAGGGCTTTATACCGGGGATCGACGACTTGGTTTACGGAAATGAAACACATGGCATAGAAAGTGTCGCAAGCAAGATGGAAAAAGGCAAAATCGCAGCCGACGCGCTTAAAATTTATAAAGAAGCTAAGAAGTCAGGCGATACGCAAACAGCCCAAGATGCTGCAAAAATTTTAGATGAAAATATGAAATTTTTAGGCTACAACTACCTTGATAAACCAGAAGATGCCATTCCTCCTGTAGCAACTACATTTTACAGCTTTCACCTTATGGTTACACTTGGGGGTTACTTTATAGCGCTATTTTTGGTTGTTACCTACCTTTGCATGGCAAACGAGATCGAAAACTTTCCAAAACTCCTTTGGCTTTGTGTGCTTAGTATACCGCTTGGATACATTGCGGCTGAGGCAGGATGGATAGTGGCAGAAGTCGGTCGCCAACCTTGGGCGATACAAGACCTCATGACCGTAGGTGTCGGCGCTACAAATTTAGCCGATACAAACGTGAAAATTTCTTTCACGCTATTTGCCGTGCTTTTTACGACGCTACTTATAGCTGAGATAAAAATCATGTCAAAACAGATAAAGATAGGATTTGAAAGTCATGTTTAG
- a CDS encoding response regulator transcription factor — protein MNDEVLSLLSTISVLIAEDDEIARETITEGLRPCCKAVNVARDGYEGVELFNKFNPDIILTDIHMPLMNSFDMMKEILRVKSRQKFIIFTSYDTDHNLIKSIKQGATLFLKKPIDMQTIRGALVTLTFKNEDELVKISDGVSINLAKEKIYKDGQEIYLTFLQNRLFWLLAYNLNSLVGYEMIDEFVYSNEPTSKNSAQKAISRLKNELNLNVKNIFDGGYMLCASK, from the coding sequence ATGAATGATGAGGTATTAAGCTTATTATCAACGATCTCGGTTTTAATCGCTGAAGACGACGAGATAGCTCGTGAAACGATAACTGAAGGGTTGCGTCCATGTTGTAAAGCCGTAAATGTTGCAAGGGATGGGTATGAAGGAGTTGAACTGTTTAATAAATTTAACCCCGATATAATTTTAACCGATATTCACATGCCGTTAATGAACAGCTTTGATATGATGAAAGAGATATTGAGGGTAAAATCACGTCAAAAATTTATAATATTTACTTCGTATGATACAGATCATAATTTAATTAAAAGCATAAAGCAGGGTGCGACACTGTTTTTGAAAAAACCGATCGACATGCAAACTATTAGGGGTGCGCTTGTGACTTTAACTTTTAAAAACGAAGACGAGCTTGTCAAGATAAGTGACGGGGTTAGCATAAATTTGGCTAAGGAAAAAATTTACAAAGATGGTCAAGAAATATATCTTACGTTTTTACAAAATAGACTATTTTGGCTACTAGCTTACAATCTAAATTCTTTAGTTGGCTATGAGATGATAGACGAATTTGTTTACAGTAATGAGCCGACAAGCAAAAACAGCGCGCAAAAGGCTATATCACGTCTTAAAAACGAGTTAAATTTAAATGTCAAAAACATCTTTGACGGCGGATACATGCTGTGTGCTAGTAAGTAG
- the cydB gene encoding cytochrome d ubiquinol oxidase subunit II: MFSLEILQFYWWFIVSLLGGLLVFMMFVQGGQTLIFSLAKNELQKDMIINSIGRKWELTFTTLVMFGGACFAAFPLFYATSFGGAYWVWLAILFCFILQAVSYEYRKKPDNFLGVKTYEIFLYINGSLGVILIGMAVSTFFSGSDFMLNERNFVDWQTPWRGLEALANPMLYLLGLAMFFLSRIGGALYLINNINDEELRANARKAVLKNTILFLPFFLAFLFWILTKDGFEYDANGVVTLSKYKYSLNLVKMPMIALAMTVGIVTVLYSVFKGAFTKSIHAIFPYGLGVVLVVTSLFLITGLNNTAFYPSFSNLQSSLTIKNASSSHYTLNVMAYVSLLVPVVLGYIFVVWRAIDSKKITKEEIKNDQHAY, from the coding sequence ATGTTTAGTTTAGAAATTCTTCAATTTTACTGGTGGTTTATAGTTAGTTTGCTTGGCGGGCTGCTTGTGTTTATGATGTTTGTTCAAGGCGGACAAACACTTATCTTTTCACTCGCTAAAAACGAACTTCAAAAAGATATGATCATAAATTCTATCGGTCGCAAATGGGAGCTTACCTTTACCACGCTTGTTATGTTTGGCGGCGCTTGTTTTGCGGCATTTCCACTCTTTTATGCAACAAGCTTTGGTGGTGCGTATTGGGTTTGGCTTGCGATCTTGTTTTGTTTTATACTTCAAGCTGTAAGCTACGAATACCGCAAAAAACCTGATAATTTTCTAGGTGTAAAAACTTATGAAATTTTTCTTTATATAAACGGCTCGCTTGGCGTTATCTTGATAGGAATGGCAGTTAGTACATTTTTTTCAGGAAGCGACTTTATGCTAAATGAAAGAAATTTCGTTGATTGGCAAACACCTTGGCGCGGACTTGAAGCTTTAGCTAACCCGATGCTATACCTGCTTGGTCTTGCGATGTTTTTCCTGTCTCGTATAGGCGGTGCTTTATATCTTATAAATAACATAAACGACGAGGAGTTAAGGGCAAACGCAAGAAAAGCGGTGCTTAAAAATACCATTTTGTTTTTACCGTTTTTCTTGGCATTTTTGTTTTGGATACTTACAAAAGACGGATTTGAATACGATGCAAACGGCGTGGTTACGCTAAGCAAATACAAATACTCTCTAAATTTAGTAAAAATGCCTATGATCGCACTTGCGATGACTGTTGGTATCGTAACCGTTCTTTATAGTGTTTTTAAAGGTGCTTTTACAAAGAGTATACACGCGATCTTTCCTTATGGACTAGGTGTAGTCTTGGTTGTTACTTCATTGTTCTTGATCACAGGACTAAACAATACCGCGTTTTATCCGTCTTTTAGCAACCTACAAAGCTCGCTTACGATAAAAAATGCAAGCTCAAGCCACTATACACTAAACGTCATGGCTTATGTTAGCCTGCTTGTACCTGTGGTTTTAGGCTATATCTTTGTGGTTTGGAGAGCTATAGATAGCAAGAAGATCACAAAAGAAGAGATCAAAAACGATCAACACGCTTATTAA